A window of Punica granatum isolate Tunisia-2019 chromosome 8, ASM765513v2, whole genome shotgun sequence genomic DNA:
acaatatattcCTCCAGTTGTTGAGCAATCAACTCTTGTCCAATCATATCGTATTGTTTCCAGTATATGCTCAcattcccttttcttttacaCACATGCTGTATTGAATTAACTGGGTGAAACTCAATCAGTCGGTGAGAAATACGAAAGATTTCTACTAAGCCAATAGATAATTGCTGATATTTGACATTTTCCAGGCCCGCCCCTTGTTTAAGGACAGGAGGAAGTTCTCTCAAATGGCGGACCCTACACTCCAAGGACAGTACCCTGTGAGAGGCCTATACCAAGCTCTGGCTATCGCGGCAATGTGCGTTCAGGAGCAGCCCAACATGAGGCCTGTTATAGCTGATGTAGTCACGGCCCTATCATATCTCGCTTCCCAGAAGTACGAACCGAGTTCTCGGTCTGCGTCATCCACTCCCAGAGCGAGAAGAGAACAGTGGCCTGCCAACTGATGCTACAGCTCATTTGGGTTCCTTCCAAGTCCAGGGAGCTATCgtatataggaaattccaacAGATAAGATTCTTTTGGGTGTTCGGAGCTCTTTGGGCAGAGTTTATTTCAGGGTTCACAATTACGGTAACGACACCGCCTCCAATCCATGGAAGTGTTTACTGGATTAGTCCCAATGCGACATCGAGGACAGGCCCGACCTTATTGAGTTGGCGTATGagaatttccattttttaatcctttttttttttttgccttttcttaaattttttttcagcttttATTCTATGGTCTTCACTTCTATCTgggtaattattttaattagacATGTCTGATAGAAGTTAAGAgttctttttgttttctttttcccttttttttttttttgattttgtGGGGTGGGGGAGGAGAAGGTGTTTGTTTGTAAAAGAAGTCCTTACGTTTTACACAGAGACATCTCTTCAATGAATTTACAGAAAGCTTTAGTTGACAGATCTTCATTCTCCCTTCCAACCCTGTCTTCTCCCTTCATTGCTCTGCAAATTTCATTGGCCTATTGACTAATACTGATTCTTGCTCGGCATTAAGTTAATCCTCGTTACGAGATACTTTCAGCAAGTGTTTTTTGCATATAATCCTGGTTAAAGAATGGAAAACTAGAAATTTCAGAAGATTTAAtactatcattattattatacaaTCCTCTGCTCCTCTGCACAacttaattttcttaaaactTATTTTTCTACTTAATGAACAAACGAACAACAAATGATGGGTCCGAGTGGGGAAAGAAAAATCGAAGGCAAAAGCAAAATGCTAAAATCTATCAACCTTCCTGATTTGAAAGGGGAGAGACATAAATATATTCAATGGATTATATCCCAGAGGACTTTGCAATGAATAGATCTCTTGAGCAGACCATTTTTCTCGTTATTGACTGGCAACAGCTTGCTCGTTTTCTGGTGCTTCAGTGCCATTCGCTTCCTTCAGCTCAGTCCTTGGACTCTGTGTTTCTTTGATATCATTCGGCTCATTAACATTGCTAGGCTTTGCCTATCACAAATGTAGAAATTTCGAATCAAAACCTCATCAAGAAAATGATATCAAAGAATGGCTAAGGGCATAAAGATAAATTCAGTAACTGACCTTGTTTCGGTCTCCCCAGCTAAGCCCAAATGGTCGACTGAGAAGGCTAACCTTCCTCATCGGTATCTCTTGTGTGAGCTCTTGGTTAGTCCGGCCTGGAGAGTCTTGACGTGGAGATCTGACATGGACCATGAACATTACCTTTAGAAAAGCAGTTTCAGCAAACAGTATGGTCCTTGAGTCATGATTTACAAAATACATGCCAAAGATGTAACATCTCCCCCATGTATTGTTTGTTCCTCCTTTCCCTCAGTTCTGCATGGAGTTTTCTTAGGGGAgaagaatttcaaaaattcaaaatgaacTGAAGATATTGAGAGCTCTGCACATTGCAGTCGTTCGTACTCTATATGCAAATGTACAGACTGGCAATAAAGAAGAGTGACGTAGAGCAAGTTGTTGCTTTTCTGATGACAATGAATTTATATGCTAAATGCATTTTTGGCAAAGAGATAACACACCTAGGGGAAGGCTGGGCTTTGATTTGACCAGATTGGTACTGCAATGTAGCTTCCAACATCGATTCTGCCATAACTGCCCTCTTCTCCATCTCAGCCAGTGAAGCAGTCGCTTCTTCATACTTTTCCtgcatatattcatatatgcATTACAGCAGAGACGCCAAGACATACATACATGCACAGACAAATTCATGCAGAACATAGATGCATGGAACAATTGTATTTGGAGATTTCCTGAAGCGCGTGAAAAACATGCATCTCACTTTGGGAATGCCACATCTATTGTGCTACGGCAATAAAAAGAGATGTCACAGCATGTCAAGCAATTCAACAGAATGGTTTCTTGAAAACTTCAACAATCTAAACTAAACTATCTTCTAGTGTAATAAATAGCCTGAATGGGTCCATCAACAgtcaaaattgaaaactaaGAGAGATTTATGAGAACCTGAAGAAGTTGAGCAGCATTTCTCTGTGCAGCGGTCTCTTGTTCAGCAAACCTACGAGCATCTTCCGTTACTCGCTGCTCCTGTTCTACGCGCATCAGCACCTGCACATGCAGATATCAAACAATAAATTTGGCAAGCCAAATGCTACAAGACAAGCCAAAAAGGTCGATCATAAATATGAACCTGGAGCATCGCATTTTCTTGTTCCTGCTTATCAGAGAGAGCCCGTCGAAGGTCAGCAACCTCTTGCTCTAATTGCTCGGCCTGTGACCATAATCACATTAAAATAGGTCACTGAGTTGGTTCTCAGGTTTCCAAACATACTGCATGAAACTAGGTTAGTCAAGATATTCTGGCGGAAACCTTAAATGCAGATCACAAAGAATACGTGCagcgatcttttttttttttttttctcccatcTTAAATGTACCTTAGCACTCAATTCCCGCCGATTATCCTGCTTAACCATTTCCATCAATGCAGTCTCCAACTCCTCAGCTCTGAGCAAGGATAGAAAGAGCATGGTCACTAAGAAGTCTCCATGCAGTAAATTTAAGTAACAGGCAGTAAAGCCATTCTTCAAGGCTAAGCAAAGAAACACAAAAAATGCCGATGTAGATATGAGGCAGAAATAGAAAACTAAACAAAACCAAAAGACAACCTGAGAACAGCAGATCTTTTCTCCTCCAGCAAGTTGCATAGCTCAACCTTTAACCACATGACCTGCAATGGAATCTCTCCATGGTTAACTCATAAAACTATGCAGAGGAAGCATGGAACAAAAGGGAAAGCAAGGGCAAGATACCTGCTCCCGAAGATCAGGGACAGAATCCACTTCTACATCTCCATCTCCAGTCAGACTAACAAGAACCCCGTCAGCATCAGCAGCCCCAGATTTTGTCTGAAGTGCATCACCATTAATTTGTGAACCAGCTAGCTGTTCTGCTTTATTTGGCTCCATCATCATTAATTTAGGGTCATTCTTAAAGCCATATAGCTTAGAGGCCAAACCCTGAGAATCCCTCCAAGCTCGGAGGCCCTTTGATCTTTCTTCAACTGCAGCTATTACTGCAGCACGATGCTTATCTCTCAACTCCTGTAATCTCTTCTCATTTACATTCAGGTAACCCATGCAAGCTGTCAGGACAAGTTGGCTGCTATCAAATGTTGATCCTGCTAGTGACTGGAGCAAGGTGACCGCATCTCCAGCATCTTTAGTTGTAACTAGTGCAGGGCCTGCATGAAACTGAATAAGATTAAGTTttacaaagtaaaaaaaaagagaaaaagattaaTGCAAAAGAAAATTCGTAAAAATTGTCTCTGTGCCAGTACCATATAGTTCCATCAAAGCAAGGGCAGTTCTGAAAAGCATGACACGGTTCCCTTCAAAAAGAAGCAAGTCCCAGAcacgaagaactgaaattcataGCACCAGCTTGCCATTAACATATATAGTGCCAGGCTACCCTCAAAACTAATATTTCACATTTAAGAGATTTGGGTAAAATGTAGAATGATGGCACTCAAACGGCAAACTAAAGATCCGGCATAGAACCTGACCACTTTCCCAGGGTAGCATGTTcataaaaatggaaagaaaCCATGGCCCTGTAACCCATGCAATCTGTACTCCAAGGTAATCGAGATGATTGACTGCacacatggaaaaattataataagaaaCCATTTGGAGAGCTctctttgaaaatattttcaagaagGCATTCTAAAGTGGTTGGAGTTGGAGAAGACAAACCTAGTTTGGGAAATCTTTCACGGACCAACTCCTCAAAAACAAGTTGATCAAcctgacatttttttttaacaaaaaaaaaagggtatcAGAAGACACAGCTCGTGCAGCATAATTATACCGTTATTTCCTTTCCTAAGATGTTTCCTCGACGTCAACAATGATCtcccttaaaaataaaatacaacgGTATGAAAGTTACCTGAGATTCGATCATTTCCTCTGAGTAATAGCCATCAAAATAATCGTCAATAATGCCCATCAAGGTCCTGCATAGTTCATTTTTTTCCAGAATCATGAGTGTCCACAAAAAAATTGAGACGCAATGCTACAAAGAGCAATAATAGTGTCTATCCGCAACAGAAACATACAAAGTGAAAGATAAAATGGTGCCCATGATCCTCACATACACTAAACACGAGATTTGCTATTACTATCTCAGAAATCCACATTGATCATAATCATATCAGCTAAAATATAGATGCTCACCAAAAGGCATTTTCTTCAGGCATCAGCAAAAGTAGTAAGCCAGCAAAGAAATTCATTGCCTGCAGAGGAATACCAACCAAAATGCAGAGAGATTCAAGCAACAGATTATGGCAAATTAACTAACAACAGAAAGGATGCAAGTGGAAAATCAAGGTAGTTTCTCAAGTTCGATTCATTTGAGTCTGATTAGTATGAATAAAGGCGCATGGGACATAGCATCAATTATTTCTAACTTTTAGAAAAACTGAGTACCTGGCAATACCCGACAGATGGGTTGTGACGAGCATATGCCGTCAATAATCGCCTTAAAGCATTTCTCCCATCCTCGTCCAGGGCAGGATGACCAGGGAAAGTTCGAGGTAAATCCTACAGCATAGAATAATGCAGAGGATTTTAATGCAGAGGATTTTAATGCAACGGTTAACAGCAAATGACATTGTGGATCTTAAGAACTCGGCATGTTCTGACCTTCTCAATCTGGCCTTTCCATTTCTCTGGCAGGCATCCAGAGTCTGTATTTGTGCCCTTACCATTGCTATCTTGTTGCAAAGTCTGCTGTTCAACATTATTATTTGGATTTGTTTCATGACTAAGCAGGTCATTGTAATAATTTTCCACCCGACGTGCCTTTACGCCCACAAAAGCTTGCCAGAGCTGAAAACGCGAGCAGATAAGATTACTCATTAAATTGAAACTTCAATTAGAGTTAGATAGTTCTGGAGTACGAGATGAAAGTACCTCTCCTCTTAAGGCCATTGGCACTCCGCCGCGAACAAGGACCTCAAACTCTTCTTTCCAGGGAATCAAAGACTCTATGGAAACAGAATCAACAGTCGATTCTTGTGTAGTAGCATTTGAATTGTCAGTCGAAGTGCCATCTTGAATGGCATCAGATGATTCTAACTTCTCCACATCATAAAACTCATCTTCGGAGTCCTCATCCGTTGCTCCTTTTGGGGATCTGGCCTCTTCATGTGGAGGAATTATCTTCCCACTTTCGGCTGATTGCTTGGTTTTCGATATATTGCTCTTTTTCTTCACACGGGCACTCATCATATCTTCAATAGCCTGAAGAGAAGGTCTGATCTCTGTCCAGATTTGGATCCTATGAACTCTTTTTTCCTTCTGAACTGGCACTTCTGCTGCTGCAGCATTTCCAGCAAGATTTTCAGAACCAGGTATTCCACCTCTTGTTTCATCTTCAACACCGTCCTTTGAACTACCACTCGATTCTTGCTCTGTTGATTCTTCTTGCAAATTGTTCTTATCTACTTCCGAAACTAAACCAGTGACAGGAAAATCAGTAGACTCTGCTTGCCGTTCCAGAAAACTATTCCACCTCTCTGacctttcttcctcttcctcctaaAAACATATACAGATGAGAATATTTGGTGTTAGCATATCGCAAGCATCCCATGTGGAGAAAAAAAACACTCAAATGCTGATCTATGTTCaatattatatagaaaatggggccaaaaaaaaatgttacatAGAAAAAATGGATCAGATTGAAATGTGAGATCAGATCACAGAAGCCTTCGATTAGCTGAGCTTTCCGCAATAGACTGGAAACCATACATTAGGTCCATAAAAGAAAGCACGGGATCACTCTATATACTCTCCTTTGTTCCCTAGATTAACACAAAACTGAAACGGGTAAAAGAGTACAGACTACACATAACAGAATGTGCAAAGCAAGAACCTTGTAGATGTTTGCATACTCTCGATATCTTTGCACATGCTGAGGCCTGACAGCAAACCCGTATGCATCCCTGACAACACAAACACCCTTCAGTTGGGACAAATCACACGAAACCAGCAGAATAAAATGCCCCCACCTGAGTTGGCATCACCGAAAGTGTTTTAAGACCGAAAGATAATCGATACAAGAATATCTGCTACAATGAGACCAAGCTCGGTTCACCTGAACGTTCAATaagcttaaaaaaaaaaaaaaaaaaaaggtgccGAATCAGACACGGCGACAGCATTTTCCTTCAGCATACAACTTCAAATTCTACTCTCCATTTAGCTTAACGTTGCATCCGTACAGAGCTCAATTTCAGTAGCAGCAGCGCCACATTCCACAAACGCACTAGCAGAATCATAGTACGCTAGTTTCCACGAGCTCAGTCAGACAAACAACGCCATCACAGGATCGTAGAGAGAACCATCCAAGCAATTGAGTCAGACCGAGATTTCATCGAATTACAAACCAATCTGGTTTTCACTCGACTGCAGTGACGGGAGCTGCAACGATCGCAGGCGATCCAAGCAGGCGGAGAGAAATCAAAAGCAATGTGCAGCTTAGATGGTATGAAAAAGCACCGGATCGAGAAGAAAGTGGGAGTGAGGGGGTGGGGAGAAATGGTGCTGACCTCTTGTGCTCGAAGGCGATGAGGGGGTTAATGGAGGCTTTGGCAGCCTTCATAGGTGGATCGCTTTGATTGGCCGACAGCGGCTGGatagcgagagagagagagagagggaagctGAAGACTCGGTAAAAGCTGCGTTTGGACAGCGGCGGCGGAGAAGAtctcgaagaagaagaggctCTGCTTCAGCTGCTGGCTTGGCCCGGTGCTGGTCCTTCCTCGCTCCTCCCCCCTTAATTTCCTCTTCTGCAACtgaaatgagagagagagagagatgcgGAGCAGAGAGCAGAGTTGAGGGAGAGTGAGAGTTAAGGggcttagagagagagagagaagtgggTCACATGCAATGCAAATGGCGAGATTATCGTCATGTGCTGTTCCCTGAAATTGAGTGTTTTCGTGGTAAAAACGcaaatatgcaaaatattaGTCCCCCCTTTCcctaaattattatttttttaacagcTCGAAGACGgacaaataatattatttttttttcatatgagTTGCAGTCTTGCAgacaactaattttttttttaattaagttgctgacaactatatattttttttctcgagaGTTTTTTTATCGGGTGGACTTTATCTTCTTTCCcaattataattccaaggtacataaaatgaaataacgTCGGATCAAACAAAAGTGGCGTTGATATTCAAATTTGATggtattttccttttttaaaaatttgaaactaTTACCGATATTAGCCGTTAATGCCAagcaatcatttgtaattgtTTTGagccataaataaataaatatatatatgtatgtatgtatgtatgtatgtatgtatttgcTTTGACATATCAATTTTTGAGTTCACGAATATTGGAGAGATGGCTCCACTACAACCACGGACAATGTTAACAAATGTAATTCCAGTAACCTCACCGATCCACGCTAAGAAAACTCTTATGTCGTAAAATCTAGCATTAAGGCAATGTAGAttagaaaaaacaaaaaaatatatatatatatatgtatgtatatgtgtgtatatatatatatatatagaaagatggcagaagaaacaagaagttgggaaattttatattttaaatagagATAAATTCGTAAATGTTGGACCGCCGACAAGATgaaaatgtttcaattatgcatttttttataagcatttttttttcaattatgcatttattgaaatgaaatgataattgtcaatttttcctcttttggTCCGAAAGTAATTATTgcgtgtatttttatttactatttatGACCGATGTAAGGATGACATATGAATTTTGGTACTAGGACTATTCAGAGGAATGCGAGCGTTCTTGCGTCCTAATCAGTGGACCCGAACACCATTTGAAAGGAGTTTATCTTCTGATACCTTCGCGATTATTAATAAATGGCAAAGTATTATATGATGCCAATAATCTGAATTTTTCTCCCAATAGTAAGTACGCGTTGCGTGATCAgaaatagtaataattattaagagGCTCAAAATGCAAATGACTAGTCCGGCACGAGAAGTTATTGGGTGATTTTATCTTGTCACGTGACGTGAGGAAGCACCAATCAAATTACATGAAATTAGGGACTTGATGTTAATCACTCgaataattgttataattattatttattaaagaaCTCTTATTGATTCTTTCTCGCCACGTCATTTGAAGtatgatcatttaaaattttctcgtcCGATACGGTTATACGAGGTTGGACTCGGGACCGATCATAGAGAAGACGGGCAGATATTTTACGGATAAATACTTCAGTATTAAATATGTGTAGAGGAATGACATGTCCATCGGCACATAGGATAATGCATTGCATAGGGTAGGACCCAAGACATGCGCGCATGGGACCCATCCTTTTCATCTCTCGGGTTAATTGGGATGGATCGCACAGAGCATGGCCCCATTGATTATATCATTTGTCAACCGGAGATCAAGACATAAAGCAGGTTCACCTTTCTTCCTCATTGCCAACTCGACCCTTTTCGGAAAGCTTGgctttaaaataaaatcactGCAACGCGAGTACTCAAGCTGTGGTATTGGATCGGGAGCTCCTATCGTGCCTCTCGGATGTGATATATGACATATAATTACCGTTGTACCGGGCCGTCTTGTTTAGCTTGAGGCCGAGTTAAGATGCTAATCTATTATGGTATGGTAGAATTTTCTTTACATTTATTAGAACTTCATACCCTCTTTAACACATTGACATTTGATACTGATCGTTATGGTACGAAGTTATGCCGACAAAAGACATGTGGATACTTATACGAAATCCGTCCCGGTCCAGCTGTACTCGGAACTTCGACGCTCATCAGAAAAAATATAGATCGGGTGTGATTTGTGTTGCTGGGGCTGTCCTTTGACAGTAGCCACGGTTACACGCATTGATTCATTTCCACCGGATAAAAGAAATTGGAAAACTCGTACTTTCTTCTGATCCCATATGATTCCGACTTTTCACGGCAAATGAGAAAAGAGACTGCCTTCAAGCCGTCAAAATCGGCACCGTGTCTGCCGCTACTCTGCTGACGAACTGTGAAATCCCAGCAAAAAGGCCATTATAGCAAGCAACTTACTAAGAAAGATGCTTCGTTTGTAAATCTGGAGTTTGTTGTAATTAAAGCATCTCAAATTTGATCGATCGGCTAGGATAAGAGAGAGTAATCGATCCATGTCTAATCGCGGGTCGATGGCAACTTTGACAGGGGCTTGCAGCTCGAGGGCTGAGTATTGATGATATAGACGGGGGGAGAATATTTCTGCAGTCGAGTGGACAATAATATCAAGTGAATTCGAGGATTTGTATAAAAGAGGATGGGATTGGCATGCAGGTAAGTGCATCCCTCTCCCTACAACAAAAGGTAATGGCGTGCAActtcaaaaaaagaattaaactTTTATTAACGTTTTCGATCAGTCAATCGAtctacttttttattttctaatagaTTATCCACTTCTTTATGTTTCTGCGAGGCCCATACACCTGGGTTTGGGTCCACCAATATGATGATACATGCCTATATTCATTCGCTCATTCAATTTATTAGCTTAGTCAGAGGAGATGTCTCGATTCGTAGCCTCGCTCAGGAACAACTTCTTTTCAATTGAAGGCGGACCGCACCCATATCCGTGAAATGTCCGGTTGCAGTATCATACAAGTAGCCTCAATAGGTCTCTCTCGAGAGAGATTTTGTAATAATATAGACCTAAAAATAGATTAGTAACTCATAACATCCCGATATGGTAATTGTAAAGTGGGATTCTGAAAGTAGAATACTCTCCCCATTGTCGAGATATTTTGGCTTTGACCTTTTCACGGGGTCAGAGATTTTTAGGTTTGTTTCATAAAACCGCACGTTGCTGCAAGCCCGAcgaactttcttttcctttttttttttttttttttttgccctttctGGTGAAATGGGGGCCTAAGCCCAAGTTGCCAAACGAGTCCGATGGACAAAAATCAGGATCATACTACATAAAATGACGCAAGACAAGATA
This region includes:
- the LOC116187667 gene encoding TBC1 domain family member 8B, which codes for MKAAKASINPLIAFEHKRDAYGFAVRPQHVQRYREYANIYKEEEEERSERWNSFLERQAESTDFPVTGLVSEVDKNNLQEESTEQESSGSSKDGVEDETRGGIPGSENLAGNAAAAEVPVQKEKRVHRIQIWTEIRPSLQAIEDMMSARVKKKSNISKTKQSAESGKIIPPHEEARSPKGATDEDSEDEFYDVEKLESSDAIQDGTSTDNSNATTQESTVDSVSIESLIPWKEEFEVLVRGGVPMALRGELWQAFVGVKARRVENYYNDLLSHETNPNNNVEQQTLQQDSNGKGTNTDSGCLPEKWKGQIEKDLPRTFPGHPALDEDGRNALRRLLTAYARHNPSVGYCQAMNFFAGLLLLLMPEENAFWTLMGIIDDYFDGYYSEEMIESQVDQLVFEELVRERFPKLVNHLDYLGVQIAWVTGPWFLSIFMNMLPWESVLRVWDLLLFEGNRVMLFRTALALMELYGPALVTTKDAGDAVTLLQSLAGSTFDSSQLVLTACMGYLNVNEKRLQELRDKHRAAVIAAVEERSKGLRAWRDSQGLASKLYGFKNDPKLMMMEPNKAEQLAGSQINGDALQTKSGAADADGVLVSLTGDGDVEVDSVPDLREQVMWLKVELCNLLEEKRSAVLRAEELETALMEMVKQDNRRELSAKAEQLEQEVADLRRALSDKQEQENAMLQVLMRVEQEQRVTEDARRFAEQETAAQRNAAQLLQEKYEEATASLAEMEKRAVMAESMLEATLQYQSGQIKAQPSPRSPRQDSPGRTNQELTQEIPMRKVSLLSRPFGLSWGDRNKAKPSNVNEPNDIKETQSPRTELKEANGTEAPENEQAVASQ